Proteins encoded together in one Synechococcus sp. BL107 window:
- a CDS encoding BadF/BadG/BcrA/BcrD ATPase family protein, with protein MLLAGFDAGQTKTRCRISRWQDGRWEPISDGDGPGVSHLASAGGVERFREAIRCSSSEAMNHHPDLALDGAVIGASGIEQGSVVQEQATDLLAKTLALPTPQVLATGDERTALRGAFPNDAGIVVISGTGMICLGRTDQGMEHRCGGWGWLLDGAGSAFDIGHQGLQLTLQMADGRRPDHPLRNQIWTALGCTTSAAVKAKVVQPNFGASGFAALAPFVTAAAMQELGEARCILERSALALATSIHTVAMKLQLDHPDLVGHGGALEHLDGFSSLVKTAVQTVLPSSHWMPAAGDACHGALVMAQERVVKQR; from the coding sequence ATGCTGCTCGCAGGATTTGATGCCGGACAAACCAAGACGCGTTGCCGAATCAGTCGCTGGCAAGACGGTCGCTGGGAGCCGATCAGTGATGGTGATGGCCCCGGCGTTTCTCACCTGGCATCAGCCGGAGGTGTGGAGCGTTTCCGGGAAGCCATCCGCTGTAGTAGCTCGGAAGCGATGAATCATCACCCGGACTTAGCCCTCGATGGTGCCGTGATCGGCGCTAGCGGCATCGAGCAAGGATCCGTCGTCCAAGAGCAGGCAACGGATCTACTCGCCAAAACCTTGGCCCTACCAACGCCTCAGGTGCTGGCCACCGGCGATGAACGGACGGCCCTACGGGGCGCTTTCCCCAACGATGCCGGCATCGTTGTGATCAGTGGCACGGGAATGATCTGCCTAGGGCGAACTGATCAAGGTATGGAGCATCGCTGCGGAGGGTGGGGCTGGCTGTTGGATGGGGCTGGCTCAGCCTTTGACATTGGTCACCAGGGTCTTCAACTGACTCTCCAAATGGCAGATGGGAGGAGACCCGACCATCCATTGCGCAACCAAATCTGGACAGCCCTGGGTTGTACAACCAGCGCAGCAGTGAAAGCCAAGGTGGTGCAGCCAAACTTTGGTGCTTCAGGTTTTGCCGCGCTGGCCCCTTTTGTCACCGCAGCTGCGATGCAAGAACTGGGCGAAGCCCGCTGCATTCTTGAGCGATCAGCCCTGGCCTTAGCGACGTCTATCCACACAGTGGCTATGAAGCTCCAGCTCGATCATCCAGATCTGGTGGGCCATGGTGGAGCCCTCGAGCATCTCGATGGCTTCAGCAGTTTGGTGAAAACAGCAGTTCAGACCGTTCTCCCATCCAGCCACTGGATGCCGGCCGCAGGTGATGCCTGTCACGGCGCTTTGGTGATGGCCCAAGAACGCGTTGTTAAGCAGCGTTGA
- a CDS encoding IctB family putative bicarbonate transporter codes for MPATDVSSHVSSRSIPMLSRWQGLLRASPATLHRLELLAGCLLIVLLGGLPFFTRSGLTLLMLSSGLLWVIWSLVTPAAPIEKITTWLLIILGVAVLATGVSPVPIAATKGLLKLLSYLTVFALIHKLLIHHQRWWDRLLAGLLCGGLLSSVLALRQLYASTEELAGWADPNSMSAGTIRIYGPLGNPNLLAGYLLPLLPFAAIALLRWKGFGCRLFAGVTLVLTTVATVLTYSRGGWLGLISGLAVVVLLLLVRSTQTWPLIWRRLLPPAVLLLGVVVLVVATTQFEPIRTRISSLLAGRGDSSNNFRINVWFAAAEIVRDHPWLGIGPGNAAFNSIYPLYQQPKFNALSAYSVPLEILVEMGVPGLIACLGLLNAAVRKGLASLHLDRPEALAGIACLAAISGMLVQGITDTIFFRPEVQLTGWFALATLSSQTDQSKEA; via the coding sequence ATGCCCGCAACGGATGTGTCCAGTCATGTCTCCAGTCGCTCGATACCAATGCTGTCGCGCTGGCAGGGCCTCCTAAGGGCAAGCCCTGCCACTTTGCACAGATTGGAGCTGTTAGCGGGCTGTCTTTTGATCGTTCTGCTCGGCGGTCTGCCGTTCTTCACGCGTTCGGGACTGACCCTTTTGATGTTGAGCAGCGGCCTTCTCTGGGTGATTTGGAGCCTCGTTACACCAGCCGCTCCGATCGAAAAAATCACAACCTGGCTCCTGATCATTTTGGGAGTGGCCGTTCTGGCCACGGGGGTTTCACCTGTACCGATCGCAGCGACAAAAGGACTGTTGAAACTGCTGAGCTACCTCACGGTATTTGCGTTGATTCACAAGCTTCTGATCCATCACCAGAGGTGGTGGGATCGCCTCCTGGCTGGCTTGCTCTGTGGTGGACTCCTCAGCAGTGTTTTGGCTCTCAGGCAGCTTTATGCCAGCACTGAAGAACTGGCGGGTTGGGCTGATCCGAACTCCATGAGTGCTGGCACCATCCGGATCTACGGACCACTGGGCAACCCAAATCTTTTAGCCGGCTACTTGCTGCCCTTACTGCCGTTCGCGGCGATCGCCCTATTGCGCTGGAAAGGTTTTGGTTGTCGGCTCTTTGCAGGTGTCACCTTGGTGCTTACCACCGTCGCCACGGTGCTCACCTACAGCCGCGGAGGTTGGTTAGGGCTGATCTCAGGCCTCGCCGTTGTTGTGCTTTTGCTCTTGGTGCGCAGCACACAAACGTGGCCGTTGATCTGGCGACGGTTACTCCCGCCAGCCGTTTTACTCCTTGGTGTTGTTGTGCTCGTTGTCGCCACCACTCAATTCGAGCCCATCCGCACAAGAATCAGCAGTCTTCTGGCCGGTCGTGGGGACAGCTCCAACAATTTCCGCATCAATGTTTGGTTCGCTGCAGCTGAAATAGTTCGCGACCATCCCTGGCTGGGCATTGGTCCTGGCAATGCCGCCTTCAACAGTATTTATCCGCTGTATCAGCAACCCAAGTTCAACGCCCTCAGCGCCTATTCGGTGCCCCTCGAGATCCTGGTGGAGATGGGGGTTCCAGGGCTAATTGCCTGCTTGGGACTTCTCAATGCTGCAGTGCGCAAAGGCTTGGCAAGCCTTCACCTCGATCGCCCAGAAGCCTTAGCAGGCATTGCTTGCCTGGCTGCCATCAGTGGAATGTTGGTGCAAGGCATCACCGACACGATCTTCTTTCGTCCGGAAGTCCAACTCACTGGCTGGTTTGCCCTAGCGACCCTATCCAGCCAAACCGATCAGTCCAAGGAGGCGTAA
- the trmB gene encoding tRNA (guanosine(46)-N7)-methyltransferase TrmB yields the protein MRQHVNPLSRSFQLPLRLPPPNDLFAHPEHPIHLDIGCARGRCILGLADRHPDWNHIGVEIRRPLVIPADREALESPHGNVRVLFCNANISLEGWMETLPKDRLQRVSIQFPDPWFKRRHRKRRVLQPRLLMAIASALQPGKDFFIQSDVREVIDPMVILTELSGCFDRPDGDAHPWRKTNPLSVPTERERYVMDQQLPVYRVLFRRNHTNQPPIEALEQRWQQIDNPGSAPMPEA from the coding sequence TTGCGACAGCACGTCAATCCCCTCAGTCGTTCGTTTCAGCTGCCTCTACGGTTGCCCCCACCAAACGACCTATTCGCTCACCCCGAGCACCCGATCCATCTCGACATCGGATGCGCACGGGGTCGATGCATTCTGGGTTTGGCCGACCGTCATCCGGATTGGAACCACATTGGGGTCGAAATTCGGCGCCCCTTGGTGATCCCTGCCGATCGCGAAGCTCTTGAGAGCCCCCATGGGAACGTGCGGGTGTTGTTTTGCAACGCCAATATCAGCCTCGAAGGGTGGATGGAAACACTGCCCAAGGATCGCCTCCAGCGGGTGTCCATTCAGTTTCCAGACCCTTGGTTCAAGCGACGCCATCGCAAACGGCGGGTCTTGCAACCCCGCCTCCTCATGGCAATCGCCTCGGCCCTTCAGCCCGGGAAAGACTTTTTTATCCAGAGTGATGTGCGGGAGGTGATTGATCCGATGGTGATCCTCACGGAACTGTCTGGTTGTTTCGACCGCCCTGACGGTGATGCGCACCCGTGGCGCAAAACGAACCCGTTATCGGTGCCAACTGAGCGGGAGCGTTATGTGATGGATCAGCAGCTTCCCGTGTATCGGGTGCTCTTCCGTCGCAATCACACCAATCAACCTCCCATCGAAGCGCTAGAGCAGCGCTGGCAGCAGATCGATAATCCAGGTAGTGCTCCAATGCCAGAAGCCTGA
- a CDS encoding FIST N-terminal domain-containing protein → MPTFSPFSWLQGGSPAPQCRTGLSSKPSLDEAVRDVVNQVGRRGEADLALVFVSTGYASDLPRLLPMLQNGLRAKHWFGCAGGGVVGTNAAGSASELEQGPALSVTLMCLPGADIQTSVLSTDQLPDLDGASINWQDWVGIRPDASRSQIVLIDPSCRGINDLISGLDYAYPEAEKIGGIAAPHNAPHGSLLVDQNVVTGAAVCSIGGDWVFDTVVAQGCRPIGPVFAIEQVQRNVLLELNDGTTTSTPVACLQRVLAGLSESERELVRHSLFLGIERRNLQLPTAEGQPKDSAFLIRNLIGVDPNNGAVAVAERVRAGQNVQFHLREAEASRQEALALLNEHVDAVEQPITFGLLMACLGRGQGLFGSPDGDVKLGRSVMPDLPMAGAFCNGEIGPVAGTTHLHGYTACWGLLRHAPVSSSSNR, encoded by the coding sequence ATGCCGACGTTTTCTCCCTTCAGCTGGTTGCAAGGCGGTTCCCCAGCGCCCCAATGCCGCACTGGCTTGTCATCCAAACCATCTCTGGATGAGGCGGTTCGTGATGTCGTGAATCAAGTGGGACGCCGTGGAGAGGCGGATTTAGCCCTCGTCTTCGTTTCGACTGGCTACGCCAGCGACTTGCCCCGTTTGCTGCCGATGCTCCAGAACGGTCTCCGCGCCAAACATTGGTTTGGATGCGCAGGCGGAGGAGTAGTCGGAACCAACGCGGCTGGCAGTGCCTCCGAGCTCGAACAGGGGCCGGCCCTCAGCGTGACGCTGATGTGTCTCCCGGGAGCCGACATTCAAACCAGCGTTCTCAGTACTGATCAATTGCCAGACCTCGATGGAGCCTCCATCAACTGGCAGGACTGGGTTGGCATTCGTCCCGATGCAAGCCGCAGCCAAATCGTTCTGATCGATCCCAGCTGCCGGGGCATCAACGACCTGATTAGTGGTTTGGATTACGCCTACCCAGAAGCCGAAAAGATCGGCGGCATCGCAGCTCCCCACAACGCCCCCCATGGCTCCCTTCTGGTCGACCAAAACGTGGTGACGGGTGCAGCAGTCTGTTCAATCGGCGGTGACTGGGTGTTCGACACCGTGGTCGCCCAAGGATGCCGTCCGATCGGGCCAGTCTTCGCCATCGAACAAGTGCAGCGCAACGTGTTACTCGAGCTCAACGACGGCACCACAACGTCGACTCCAGTGGCCTGTCTGCAACGGGTTCTTGCCGGCCTGAGCGAATCGGAACGCGAGTTGGTGCGGCACTCGCTGTTTCTTGGTATTGAGCGTCGCAACCTTCAACTTCCAACCGCAGAAGGGCAACCCAAAGACAGCGCTTTTTTGATTCGCAACTTGATTGGTGTCGACCCCAACAATGGTGCTGTGGCTGTCGCCGAGCGGGTGCGTGCTGGCCAAAACGTCCAGTTTCATTTGAGGGAAGCCGAAGCCTCCCGTCAAGAGGCCCTTGCCCTGCTCAACGAACACGTCGATGCGGTGGAGCAACCGATCACGTTCGGACTTCTTATGGCTTGCCTCGGCCGCGGCCAAGGCCTCTTCGGATCACCTGACGGTGATGTGAAGCTGGGTCGCAGTGTGATGCCTGACCTACCCATGGCGGGTGCCTTCTGCAACGGTGAAATCGGCCCCGTCGCGGGAACCACCCACTTGCATGGCTATACCGCCTGCTGGGGGCTCCTCCGTCATGCCCCCGTCTCAAGCTCGAGCAACCGATAG
- a CDS encoding DUF3177 family protein, translating into MNELSYRALVWLTYRLAATFAVGLPLVLLIWSAWRRDAMVVRLLGLYWKVASLMGISVLLLVDERPLGYLTAVVAPVLMVVSVWFWVDLNEELADQPAWKALPLTVRLWRWALSGFAVISVAMTTTGLSCLQGGQTANCLAWLEAPQGLHGFAATVFDFIFGGQWTEAFAAFVGYVALVAYLAGFLQWLLIRLPRYGRVAGDF; encoded by the coding sequence GTGAACGAGCTGTCTTACCGCGCATTGGTGTGGCTGACTTACCGGCTGGCCGCCACGTTTGCGGTGGGTCTTCCCCTCGTCTTATTGATTTGGTCTGCATGGCGGCGTGACGCCATGGTTGTGCGTCTTCTTGGGCTGTACTGGAAAGTGGCCAGCCTCATGGGAATCAGTGTGCTGCTGCTGGTGGACGAGCGGCCGCTCGGATACCTCACGGCAGTTGTTGCTCCGGTGCTGATGGTGGTGAGTGTGTGGTTCTGGGTGGATCTCAATGAAGAGCTTGCTGATCAGCCAGCTTGGAAAGCTTTGCCGCTCACCGTTCGCTTATGGCGCTGGGCGTTGAGTGGCTTTGCTGTCATCAGTGTGGCGATGACCACCACTGGCCTCAGCTGTCTACAAGGGGGGCAAACGGCGAACTGTTTGGCATGGCTGGAGGCGCCTCAGGGTTTGCATGGATTTGCGGCCACGGTGTTTGATTTCATTTTTGGAGGGCAGTGGACTGAAGCGTTTGCCGCCTTTGTGGGCTACGTGGCTTTGGTGGCTTACCTGGCTGGCTTCCTGCAGTGGTTGTTGATTCGCCTACCGCGTTATGGGCGCGTTGCAGGGGATTTTTGA
- the ileS gene encoding isoleucine--tRNA ligase has product MNKETRGAAEERPSYKNTLNLLQTSFGMRANAVTREPELQSFWAEHGIDFKLGLTNTGPTFTLHDGPPYANGALHMGHALNKVLKDIVNKHQILKGRRVRFVPGWDCHGLPIELKVLQSMDQEQRKALTPIKLRKKAAAYARKQVDGQMKGFQRWGIWADWDQPYLSLQKEYEAAQIGVFGDMVLKGHIYRGLKPVHWSPSSRTALAEAELEYPDGHISPSVYAAFPAVELPAALRDALQKEGIVLPSEAEELGNAFHVAIWTTTPWTLPANLAVSVNERLDYALADNGNGRLLLVAADLIESLSKTLGLPLTQKATVKGSLLAGLIYRHPLLDRTSPVVIGGEYITTESGTGLVHTAPGHGVDDFHTGQKHGLPVLCPVDEAGTLTDEAGAFAGLNVLKDANPAIIEALEKADALLKHEPYGHRYPYDWRTKKPTIFRATEQWFASVDGFRDQALNAIDKVNWTPASGRNRIESMVKERGDWCISRQRTWGVPIPVFYNRTNGEVLLNAETLAHIQSLIAAHGADVWWEKDESELLPAAYASEASDWRKGTDTMDVWFDSGSSWAAVASQRDNLSYPADLYLEGSDQHRGWFQSSLLTSVAVNGHAPYQRVLTHGFALDEKGRKMSKSLGNVVDPMVIIAGGKNQKQDPPYGADVLRLWVSSVDYSADVPIGAGILRQLADVYRKVRNTSRYLLGNLHDFDPSRDAIPVSELPLLDRWMLQRSAEVMDDINAAFESYEFYRFFQLLQNYCVSDLSNFYLDIAKDRLYVSAPGDRRRRSCQTVMALIIERLAGMIAPVLCHMAEDIWQNIPYPVAHTSVFQNGWPSVPADWRDPALTSPVQQLRQLRTAVNKVLEDCRNQQELGASLEAAVRLEAHSPELIAALQWLDEHGDAEVDGLRDWLLVSQLQIGGEPWAELLASQDNEQALIEVAHARGSKCSRCWHYEADVGQHSDHPDLCGRCIEVLNRRDYQLA; this is encoded by the coding sequence GTGAATAAAGAAACACGCGGTGCCGCTGAGGAACGTCCCTCTTACAAAAACACCCTCAACTTGCTGCAAACCAGCTTCGGGATGCGTGCCAATGCCGTCACCCGGGAGCCTGAACTTCAGAGCTTTTGGGCGGAACACGGGATTGATTTCAAGCTGGGCCTCACCAACACAGGGCCGACCTTCACCCTCCACGACGGACCTCCCTATGCCAATGGCGCCTTGCACATGGGCCACGCCCTGAACAAGGTGCTTAAAGACATCGTGAACAAGCACCAAATTTTGAAGGGGCGCCGCGTTCGGTTTGTCCCTGGTTGGGACTGCCATGGCCTACCGATCGAACTGAAAGTGCTGCAGTCGATGGATCAGGAGCAACGCAAGGCACTAACTCCGATCAAGCTGCGCAAAAAGGCTGCTGCTTACGCCCGAAAGCAAGTGGATGGCCAAATGAAAGGCTTTCAGCGCTGGGGAATCTGGGCCGACTGGGATCAGCCATACCTCAGTCTTCAAAAGGAATACGAAGCCGCTCAGATCGGAGTCTTCGGTGACATGGTGCTGAAAGGGCACATTTATCGCGGTTTGAAACCTGTGCACTGGAGCCCCAGCTCCCGCACAGCCCTCGCCGAAGCGGAGCTGGAATATCCCGATGGCCATATCAGTCCGAGTGTTTACGCGGCGTTCCCCGCTGTCGAACTTCCAGCGGCCCTGCGCGATGCCTTGCAAAAGGAAGGGATCGTTCTCCCCAGCGAAGCGGAGGAACTGGGCAACGCCTTCCACGTTGCAATCTGGACCACAACCCCTTGGACCCTCCCCGCAAACCTGGCGGTGTCCGTCAACGAGCGCCTCGACTACGCCCTCGCCGATAACGGCAACGGTCGTCTACTGCTCGTTGCAGCAGATCTGATTGAGTCTCTGAGTAAAACCCTCGGCCTTCCTCTAACGCAAAAAGCCACCGTCAAAGGTTCGTTGTTGGCTGGCCTGATTTATCGCCACCCCCTCCTGGACCGGACAAGCCCCGTCGTGATTGGCGGCGAATACATCACGACTGAATCAGGGACTGGCCTCGTGCACACCGCGCCGGGCCATGGCGTGGATGACTTCCATACCGGCCAAAAGCATGGCTTACCTGTGCTCTGTCCTGTCGACGAGGCAGGCACCTTGACCGACGAAGCCGGGGCGTTTGCCGGACTCAACGTACTGAAAGATGCCAACCCAGCCATCATCGAAGCCCTGGAGAAGGCTGATGCCCTGCTTAAGCATGAGCCCTACGGCCATCGCTACCCCTACGACTGGCGCACAAAAAAACCAACGATCTTTCGAGCCACCGAGCAGTGGTTCGCCTCCGTCGATGGTTTTCGTGACCAAGCACTCAACGCCATCGACAAAGTGAATTGGACGCCTGCATCGGGTCGAAACCGAATCGAATCGATGGTGAAGGAGCGCGGAGACTGGTGCATCTCCCGCCAGCGCACCTGGGGCGTTCCGATTCCGGTCTTCTACAACCGCACCAATGGGGAGGTCTTACTCAACGCCGAAACCTTGGCTCACATTCAGAGCCTCATTGCCGCCCATGGCGCAGATGTTTGGTGGGAAAAAGACGAGTCGGAGCTCCTCCCAGCGGCCTACGCCAGCGAAGCCAGCGATTGGCGAAAAGGAACGGACACGATGGATGTGTGGTTCGACTCAGGCTCCAGTTGGGCCGCTGTTGCAAGCCAACGCGACAACCTCAGCTACCCAGCAGATCTGTACTTAGAGGGGTCCGACCAGCACCGTGGCTGGTTCCAGAGCTCTCTGCTCACCTCTGTGGCCGTCAATGGCCATGCCCCTTATCAACGCGTTCTCACCCATGGCTTCGCCCTGGACGAGAAAGGTCGAAAAATGAGCAAATCATTGGGGAATGTGGTGGACCCGATGGTGATCATTGCTGGGGGTAAAAATCAAAAACAAGACCCCCCATACGGCGCAGATGTCTTGCGTCTTTGGGTGAGTTCAGTGGATTATTCGGCCGACGTTCCCATTGGAGCAGGAATCCTGCGGCAGCTGGCTGATGTATACCGAAAAGTCCGCAACACCAGTCGCTATTTACTCGGAAATCTGCATGATTTCGATCCAAGTCGTGACGCGATTCCAGTGAGTGAACTGCCGTTACTCGATCGCTGGATGCTGCAACGCTCAGCCGAAGTTATGGACGACATCAATGCAGCATTTGAAAGTTATGAGTTTTATCGCTTCTTTCAATTACTCCAGAACTATTGCGTTTCCGACTTATCTAACTTCTATCTGGATATCGCCAAGGATCGTCTCTATGTGAGCGCCCCTGGTGATCGTCGCCGGCGAAGCTGTCAGACAGTCATGGCCTTAATTATTGAACGCCTGGCTGGAATGATCGCTCCGGTCCTATGCCACATGGCAGAAGACATTTGGCAAAACATTCCCTATCCAGTGGCCCATACGTCGGTTTTCCAAAACGGTTGGCCCAGTGTTCCTGCCGATTGGCGAGACCCCGCACTGACATCTCCAGTTCAGCAGCTTCGCCAGCTCCGAACAGCGGTGAACAAAGTGCTGGAGGACTGCCGCAACCAACAGGAACTCGGTGCTTCTCTGGAAGCAGCCGTCCGTTTGGAAGCCCACAGCCCGGAACTCATCGCGGCTCTCCAATGGCTCGATGAGCACGGCGATGCTGAAGTTGATGGCCTGCGCGATTGGCTGTTGGTTTCTCAACTCCAAATCGGCGGAGAACCATGGGCAGAACTCTTGGCCAGCCAAGACAACGAGCAAGCTTTAATTGAAGTGGCCCATGCCCGTGGCAGCAAATGCAGTCGCTGCTGGCATTACGAAGCGGACGTCGGTCAGCACTCCGACCATCCCGATCTGTGCGGGCGTTGCATTGAAGTGCTGAATAGAAGGGATTACCAACTGGCCTGA
- a CDS encoding Ycf66 family protein, which yields MLATLSGDICLLFGLALLLLPLLAVELSRPRDGVWGAVVLILGLVLVTSSDRMRGAPMLAVLCGSLLISRLSAEVGQSRWRALSDEEQTKLGSADHWRNNLQQLGSAMASLGEGLTGIVKQLKPAGKSGVTSKKWVRPELEASNDAEAEPGPTTSSEGQSEETPETTPATSAPESEGEA from the coding sequence ATGCTCGCAACCCTCAGCGGAGACATTTGCCTGCTGTTCGGCCTCGCCTTACTTCTCCTTCCACTGCTCGCTGTAGAGCTCAGTCGCCCTCGAGACGGGGTGTGGGGAGCGGTTGTGCTGATCCTCGGCCTTGTGCTGGTCACCAGCAGCGATCGGATGCGGGGAGCCCCCATGCTTGCCGTGCTTTGTGGAAGCCTCTTGATCAGCCGCCTCAGTGCCGAAGTCGGGCAATCCCGGTGGCGCGCCTTAAGCGATGAAGAGCAAACAAAACTTGGATCTGCAGATCACTGGCGCAACAACCTGCAGCAACTTGGCTCCGCTATGGCAAGCCTGGGAGAAGGCCTGACAGGGATCGTCAAACAACTCAAACCAGCCGGAAAATCAGGAGTCACCTCAAAAAAATGGGTTCGACCCGAGCTGGAAGCCTCCAACGATGCTGAAGCTGAGCCTGGACCCACCACCTCCTCTGAAGGCCAGTCCGAAGAAACACCTGAAACCACACCGGCCACAAGCGCGCCAGAGAGTGAAGGCGAAGCCTGA
- the crtR gene encoding beta-carotene hydroxylase, which yields MTQTPAQQQERRLAGAGYRSVPREYVDPPSAWNPTVGLFFGGYALAALTIWGWFLGGWPLPLLLCTGFLALHLEGTVIHDACHNAAHPNRWINQLMGHGSALLLGFSFPVFTRVHLEHHSHVNDPHNDPDHIVSTFGPLWLIAPRFFYHEWFFFQRRLWKRWELMQWGFERSIFLVIVLAAIRFDFLPFVFNCWFAPALMVGVTLGLFFDYLPHRPFTSRNRWTNARIYPGQLMNWLIMGQNYHLVHHLWPSIPWFEYKPAYEATKPLLDSKGSPQRLGIFETQRDGYNFLYDILVGVRSHKTRRGKMRRVAKVLPARRLQRGWLSFVDSLAIKTEPKRWKSF from the coding sequence ATGACCCAGACCCCTGCTCAACAACAGGAGAGGCGTCTGGCAGGAGCTGGGTACCGCTCTGTTCCTCGCGAATATGTTGATCCTCCCTCTGCTTGGAACCCCACGGTTGGGTTGTTTTTTGGCGGATATGCCCTTGCCGCTCTCACGATTTGGGGCTGGTTCTTAGGGGGTTGGCCCTTGCCCCTGTTGCTTTGTACAGGCTTTTTAGCCCTGCACCTTGAAGGCACGGTCATCCACGACGCCTGCCACAACGCAGCCCATCCGAATCGTTGGATTAACCAACTGATGGGCCATGGCTCTGCATTGCTGTTGGGTTTTAGTTTTCCTGTTTTTACGCGCGTCCATCTTGAGCATCATTCCCATGTGAATGATCCCCATAACGACCCTGATCACATCGTCAGTACGTTTGGCCCTCTTTGGCTTATTGCCCCTCGTTTTTTCTATCACGAATGGTTTTTCTTTCAGCGTCGTCTTTGGAAGCGCTGGGAGTTAATGCAATGGGGCTTTGAACGCAGCATCTTTTTGGTAATTGTTCTGGCTGCGATACGTTTTGATTTCCTGCCCTTTGTTTTTAATTGCTGGTTCGCTCCAGCTCTCATGGTGGGCGTCACTCTTGGTCTTTTCTTTGACTATTTGCCTCACCGACCCTTTACATCTAGAAATCGCTGGACCAACGCGAGGATTTATCCTGGTCAACTCATGAATTGGTTGATTATGGGACAAAATTATCACTTAGTCCATCATCTTTGGCCTTCTATTCCCTGGTTTGAATACAAGCCGGCCTATGAAGCTACTAAGCCGCTTCTGGATTCAAAGGGATCACCTCAGCGTTTGGGAATTTTTGAAACCCAGCGAGATGGATATAACTTTCTTTATGACATTTTAGTTGGTGTAAGAAGCCATAAAACTCGCCGAGGAAAGATGCGTCGAGTTGCAAAAGTGCTGCCAGCTCGTCGTTTGCAGCGGGGCTGGCTTTCATTTGTCGATTCACTGGCGATTAAAACTGAACCAAAGCGCTGGAAGTCGTTTTAA
- the gatC gene encoding Asp-tRNA(Asn)/Glu-tRNA(Gln) amidotransferase subunit GatC, which produces MSRISADDVRKVAKLARLNLPDDKIATYTGQLESILGYVSQLEQVDTTGVPETTRAVEVTNVTRQDGVDPTPVREEILNQAPQREGDFFRVPKILAD; this is translated from the coding sequence ATGAGCCGGATCTCCGCCGACGATGTCCGTAAGGTCGCCAAATTGGCCCGCCTCAACCTTCCAGACGACAAGATCGCCACTTACACAGGGCAGCTGGAATCCATCCTGGGGTACGTGAGCCAACTCGAACAAGTCGACACGACTGGCGTGCCAGAAACTACGCGGGCTGTGGAAGTCACCAATGTGACGCGTCAAGATGGCGTGGATCCAACACCTGTACGCGAAGAGATTCTGAATCAAGCTCCACAGCGCGAGGGTGATTTTTTTCGTGTACCAAAAATTTTGGCGGACTGA
- a CDS encoding creatininase family protein has product MPASLPNPADSTEDIRLALRSWPEVETYLQTCKGVIIPLGSTEQHGPTGAIGTDALTAEAIALEVGRRTGVLVTPAQAFGMAEHHLGFAGTMSLQPATLLAVMQDLVLSLARHGFERVFVINGHGGNIATTKAAFAQAHGTAASRGLPASPHLRCRLSNWFMAGPVMRQARDLYGDKEGHHATPSEIAVTLQVEPSLQSKQRDLEDPAPAGPIHGPDDFRRRHPDGRMGSHPSLATADHGASIIETAATALSEDLRSFLSDP; this is encoded by the coding sequence ATGCCTGCCTCGCTTCCCAACCCTGCTGACAGTACGGAAGACATCCGCCTGGCACTGCGGAGTTGGCCTGAGGTGGAAACCTATCTCCAAACCTGCAAAGGCGTGATTATTCCGTTGGGATCCACGGAGCAACACGGTCCAACGGGGGCGATTGGAACTGATGCGTTAACGGCGGAAGCCATCGCCCTCGAAGTCGGTCGGCGGACCGGTGTTCTTGTCACACCAGCGCAAGCTTTTGGCATGGCTGAACATCACCTGGGGTTCGCCGGAACCATGAGCTTGCAACCCGCCACACTTCTGGCGGTCATGCAAGACCTCGTTTTGTCCTTAGCGCGCCATGGCTTTGAACGGGTTTTCGTGATCAATGGCCACGGTGGAAACATTGCTACGACCAAAGCGGCCTTTGCTCAGGCCCATGGCACAGCAGCAAGTCGCGGGCTGCCTGCATCACCACACCTACGCTGTCGCCTCTCAAATTGGTTTATGGCGGGCCCAGTGATGCGGCAAGCCCGTGATCTTTACGGCGACAAAGAAGGGCATCACGCCACACCAAGTGAAATCGCCGTCACACTTCAGGTGGAACCCAGCTTGCAAAGCAAACAGCGCGACTTGGAAGATCCAGCACCCGCTGGACCCATCCACGGTCCTGATGACTTTCGTCGCCGCCATCCCGATGGCCGCATGGGATCCCACCCATCGTTGGCAACAGCAGACCATGGAGCGTCCATCATCGAGACAGCTGCCACCGCGTTGAGCGAAGATCTTCGTAGTTTTCTGAGCGACCCATGA